From a region of the Acidimicrobiales bacterium genome:
- a CDS encoding TetR/AcrR family transcriptional regulator, with product MGRQSERTERSTRALLGAAALIIDEEGLQALTVARIGERAGYSRGMVTERFGSKEALLGALLDTILSSISSNMASAMAGKTGLEQVDVYLAEIARQGTEQPNRLRVLAKMTYQSIGLDPELSNRFALANAYIRHNLAGLVRAGIADGSIRPDADPDNEAVMIVAMFRGVGYQWCVDPNGVDAGAALRYAHEVTVDRLASASVRARAGAV from the coding sequence ATGGGTCGTCAAAGTGAGAGAACCGAGCGTTCGACCAGGGCTCTTCTCGGCGCGGCCGCTCTGATCATCGACGAGGAAGGGCTGCAGGCTCTGACCGTGGCCAGGATCGGCGAGCGGGCCGGGTACAGCCGGGGCATGGTCACCGAGCGCTTCGGGTCCAAGGAAGCGCTGCTCGGCGCCCTGCTCGACACGATCCTGTCGTCGATCTCCAGCAACATGGCCTCGGCGATGGCGGGCAAGACCGGCCTCGAGCAGGTCGACGTCTACCTAGCCGAGATCGCGCGCCAAGGTACCGAACAACCCAACCGGTTGCGGGTGTTGGCGAAGATGACCTACCAGTCGATCGGCCTCGATCCCGAGCTCTCGAACAGGTTCGCCCTCGCCAACGCCTACATCAGGCACAACCTCGCCGGGCTGGTCCGCGCCGGCATCGCCGACGGTTCGATAAGGCCAGACGCCGATCCCGACAACGAAGCGGTGATGATCGTGGCGATGTTCCGAGGGGTGGGCTACCAGTGGTGTGTCGACCCCAACGGCGTCGACGCTGGTGCCGCGTTGCGGTACGCGCACGAGGTCACGGTCGACCGGTTGGCCTCGGCGTCGGTGCGAGCGCGGGCAGGTGCAGTGTGA
- a CDS encoding TetR/AcrR family transcriptional regulator, which produces MTATTSPQSPSERPGGHSRRDRQAERVERSRRALLDAAADIINEEGFAALTHARVGERAGYSRGLVTERFGSKQALIGALIEETSWAWERRQIGEASDGATGLQTIVGFLKGVAEQARQDGRWLRVFYGLLNEALRDPTLADQAALMHRSMRRSIASCVECGIADGSIRADASPYGVAVGIVAGLRGIGYQWLLDPDVIDAVEAIDNLAATTELALEVRRP; this is translated from the coding sequence GTGACGGCCACCACCTCGCCTCAGTCGCCATCGGAACGACCGGGCGGGCACAGCCGACGCGACCGTCAGGCCGAGCGCGTCGAGCGCTCGCGACGCGCATTGTTGGACGCCGCGGCAGACATCATCAACGAGGAGGGCTTTGCGGCGCTGACCCATGCTCGCGTCGGCGAACGCGCCGGCTACAGCCGCGGCCTCGTGACCGAGAGGTTCGGATCCAAGCAGGCACTGATCGGCGCGCTGATTGAGGAGACCTCCTGGGCTTGGGAACGCCGCCAGATAGGCGAGGCATCTGATGGCGCCACCGGCTTGCAGACCATCGTCGGGTTCTTGAAGGGTGTGGCCGAACAGGCCCGCCAGGACGGCCGCTGGCTGAGGGTCTTCTACGGTCTGCTCAACGAGGCTCTGCGCGACCCCACCCTGGCCGATCAGGCCGCGCTGATGCACCGGTCGATGCGCCGATCGATAGCTTCGTGCGTCGAATGCGGTATCGCCGACGGGTCGATTCGCGCGGACGCGTCGCCCTATGGCGTCGCCGTGGGCATCGTCGCCGGCTTGCGGGGCATCGGCTATCAGTGGCTGCTGGACCCCGACGTCATCGACGCGGTCGAGGCCATCGACAACCTGGCCGCCACCACCGAGCTGGCCTTGGAGGTCAGACGGCCTTGA
- a CDS encoding META domain-containing protein — translation MLVLVLASLAACGDSDSTDDGGLAASDLNGREFWSTSVVVDGEPVELVEGTRIAVSFGDGSIGASAGCNSMGGGYDLVDGHIVVSEMATTEIGCDPERHEQDASVAEFLGNEPFAELAGDQLVMTAGNTVITFVDRETAEVDARVVGTRWEVTGFFDADVASSFATDEVGWIEFTDESTMIGFDGCRSFTAGVEVADGSTGGPVEGDVEIQFGEIDFDNGDKECADDSDYVKEFQKVFAGGSAVGTVQGDGMQLVNSDGVGLSLVAASDPR, via the coding sequence GTGTTGGTCTTGGTGCTGGCGTCACTGGCCGCATGCGGCGACAGCGACTCGACCGACGACGGTGGGTTGGCCGCGTCAGACCTGAACGGCCGCGAGTTCTGGTCGACGTCGGTCGTGGTCGACGGCGAGCCGGTCGAGCTGGTCGAGGGCACACGAATAGCCGTCAGCTTCGGCGACGGTTCCATCGGAGCCAGCGCGGGTTGCAACTCGATGGGAGGCGGCTACGACCTGGTCGATGGGCACATTGTGGTGTCGGAGATGGCCACTACCGAGATCGGCTGCGACCCCGAACGCCACGAACAGGACGCATCGGTGGCCGAGTTCTTGGGCAACGAGCCATTCGCGGAGCTGGCGGGCGACCAACTGGTGATGACGGCCGGCAACACCGTGATCACCTTCGTCGATCGTGAAACCGCCGAGGTGGACGCGCGGGTTGTTGGCACGCGGTGGGAGGTAACCGGCTTCTTCGACGCCGACGTGGCCAGCTCGTTTGCCACCGACGAGGTGGGCTGGATCGAGTTCACCGACGAGTCGACAATGATCGGTTTCGACGGATGTCGCAGCTTCACGGCGGGGGTCGAGGTCGCCGACGGGTCGACTGGTGGCCCCGTCGAAGGAGACGTCGAGATTCAGTTCGGAGAGATCGACTTCGACAACGGCGACAAGGAGTGCGCCGACGACTCCGACTATGTCAAGGAGTTCCAGAAGGTGTTCGCAGGCGGCAGCGCGGTGGGCACCGTGCAAGGCGATGGCATGCAGCTAGTGAACTCCGACGGGGTCGGCCTGTCGCTGGTGGCAGCATCCGACCCTCGCTGA
- a CDS encoding LLM class F420-dependent oxidoreductase yields the protein MKIDGSVGTADIRKTALAAAAQEANGYDGLWTIETSHDPFLPLALAAEATERVELGTSIAVAFARNPMLLANIGWDLQTLSGGRFVLGLGSQIKPHITKRFSMPWSAPAARMREMVLAVRAIWDSWLTGDKLDFRGDFYTHTLMTPMFSPNPSDIAQFGPPKIFLAGVGPLMTEVAGEVCDGFLCHGFTTERYLREVTIPALERGRARAGKSMDGFEIVGPSFVVSGTNEDQLEAAKLGTRQQIAFYGSTPAYKPVLDIHGWGDVQVELNRMSKQGQWVEMGDLITDEILETFAVVGEPADVAPELSKRYGDVISRLSFYAPYESDGAWWLEIMDDLKAV from the coding sequence ATGAAGATCGACGGCAGCGTCGGAACCGCCGACATCCGAAAGACCGCGCTGGCGGCCGCGGCGCAGGAGGCCAACGGATACGACGGTCTGTGGACCATCGAGACGTCGCACGACCCGTTCCTGCCGTTGGCCCTGGCCGCTGAGGCCACCGAGCGTGTCGAGCTGGGCACCAGCATTGCCGTGGCCTTTGCCCGCAACCCGATGCTGCTGGCCAACATCGGCTGGGATCTACAGACCCTGTCGGGTGGCCGCTTCGTGCTGGGACTGGGAAGCCAGATCAAGCCACACATCACCAAGCGATTCTCGATGCCTTGGTCGGCACCCGCGGCACGCATGCGCGAGATGGTCCTGGCGGTGCGAGCCATCTGGGACAGCTGGCTCACCGGCGACAAGCTCGACTTCCGGGGCGACTTCTACACCCACACGCTGATGACGCCCATGTTCAGCCCCAACCCCAGCGACATCGCCCAGTTCGGGCCGCCCAAGATCTTCCTGGCCGGCGTGGGGCCCCTGATGACCGAGGTTGCCGGCGAGGTGTGCGACGGCTTCCTGTGTCACGGGTTCACGACCGAGCGTTACCTGCGCGAGGTCACCATTCCGGCGCTCGAGCGCGGCCGGGCACGCGCGGGCAAGTCGATGGACGGTTTCGAGATCGTCGGGCCGTCGTTCGTGGTTTCGGGAACCAACGAAGATCAACTCGAGGCCGCCAAGTTGGGCACGCGCCAACAGATTGCCTTCTACGGCTCGACGCCCGCGTACAAGCCCGTGCTCGACATCCACGGCTGGGGCGACGTGCAGGTCGAACTGAACCGCATGTCCAAGCAGGGCCAATGGGTCGAGATGGGCGACCTGATCACCGACGAGATCCTCGAGACCTTCGCCGTTGTGGGCGAGCCAGCGGACGTGGCTCCCGAGTTGTCGAAGCGCTACGGCGACGTCATCTCACGGCTCAGCTTCTATGCACCCTACGAGAGCGACGGTGCGTGGTGGCTCGAGATCATGGACGACCTCAAGGCCGTCTGA
- a CDS encoding TrkA family potassium uptake protein, producing the protein MNAFDKIFTRRRFTESATGSLKADSVVVIGLGRFGTAVASKLVELGVEVLGIDNSQELVDAWADRLTHVRVADATNPSTLEQLGISEFDAAVVAIGSGIESSVLATAALVDLGVKNLWAKAITAQHGRILQRVGATHVVYPEREMGERVAHVVTGDVIDYFEFDEHFAMATVSTPRELMDKSLGDSRIRDRFKVTVVYVKPAGGQFTYATADTVVGRGDLLIVAGANHDLERFADYASATT; encoded by the coding sequence TTGAACGCCTTCGACAAGATCTTCACCCGCAGACGCTTCACCGAGTCCGCCACCGGCAGCCTCAAGGCCGACTCGGTGGTCGTGATCGGATTGGGCCGTTTTGGTACCGCAGTTGCGTCGAAGCTGGTCGAACTGGGTGTCGAAGTGCTGGGCATCGACAACAGCCAGGAGCTGGTCGATGCGTGGGCCGACCGGCTCACCCACGTCCGCGTGGCCGATGCCACCAACCCCAGCACCCTCGAGCAGCTTGGCATTTCCGAGTTCGACGCAGCCGTGGTGGCGATCGGCTCCGGAATCGAGTCGAGCGTTCTGGCAACCGCGGCGCTGGTCGACCTGGGCGTCAAGAACCTGTGGGCCAAGGCCATCACCGCCCAGCACGGCCGCATCCTGCAGCGAGTCGGCGCCACCCACGTCGTGTATCCGGAACGAGAGATGGGCGAGCGTGTCGCCCATGTGGTGACCGGCGACGTCATCGACTATTTCGAGTTCGACGAACACTTTGCGATGGCAACCGTGTCGACCCCACGAGAGCTCATGGACAAGAGCCTCGGCGACAGCAGGATCCGCGATCGGTTCAAGGTCACCGTGGTGTACGTGAAGCCCGCCGGGGGCCAGTTCACCTACGCCACCGCAGACACCGTGGTAGGCCGGGGTGATCTGTTGATAGTGGCGGGCGCCAACCACGATCTCGAGCGCTTTGCCGACTACGCGTCGGCAACCACCTGA
- a CDS encoding acyl-CoA dehydrogenase family protein has product MALEFELGPELTALRRRAREVAAEGVERFGRSHDSWINGFSKEFSKVLVDEGWIGMTWPTEFGGRGRPSIERIVMADEMISAGAPIASSWVADRQMGPSIIQYGTPDQQAEFLPGILSGEQTWCIGMSEPNSGSDLASLTTTATRDGDAWVVNGQKIWTSFAARSDYCYLICRTSADGPPHRGISELIVPMDLPGIEARPIVDMVQNRHFCEVFFDDVRVPIENLVGVEGAAFKQTMTQLEHERGGIDRLVSNRPLFEDALAVADLDDPLVRQEVAEIETGYRIGRLLVYREALRQAPAGFSAATKCFCTEHEQRVAAFASRVLGAACVAGDDRWRAVAYSPGYTIMGGTSNVMRNILGERVLGLPREPRP; this is encoded by the coding sequence GTGGCTCTCGAATTCGAACTCGGCCCAGAGTTGACCGCTCTCAGACGCCGTGCCCGTGAGGTGGCCGCCGAAGGGGTCGAGCGGTTCGGGCGATCGCACGACTCGTGGATCAATGGCTTCTCCAAAGAGTTCTCGAAGGTGCTGGTCGACGAGGGCTGGATCGGCATGACCTGGCCCACCGAGTTCGGCGGCCGAGGTCGGCCCAGCATCGAACGCATCGTCATGGCAGACGAGATGATCTCGGCCGGCGCACCGATCGCGTCCAGTTGGGTGGCTGACCGACAGATGGGCCCATCGATCATCCAATACGGCACGCCCGACCAGCAGGCCGAGTTCCTGCCCGGAATCCTCAGCGGCGAGCAGACGTGGTGCATCGGTATGAGCGAGCCCAACTCTGGCTCGGATCTCGCATCGTTGACCACCACGGCAACGCGAGATGGCGACGCGTGGGTGGTGAACGGGCAGAAGATCTGGACCTCATTCGCGGCCCGCTCCGACTATTGCTATTTGATCTGTCGCACCTCGGCCGATGGCCCACCCCATCGGGGCATAAGTGAACTCATCGTGCCCATGGACCTGCCAGGCATCGAAGCCAGACCCATCGTCGACATGGTTCAGAACCGCCACTTCTGCGAAGTGTTCTTCGACGACGTGCGCGTGCCGATCGAGAACCTCGTCGGGGTCGAGGGTGCGGCGTTCAAGCAGACGATGACCCAGCTGGAACACGAACGCGGGGGTATAGACCGGCTGGTCTCCAACCGCCCCCTGTTCGAGGATGCGCTGGCCGTTGCCGATCTCGACGATCCGCTGGTGCGCCAGGAGGTGGCCGAGATCGAGACCGGCTACCGCATCGGGCGCCTGTTGGTGTACCGAGAGGCCCTCAGACAGGCGCCGGCGGGCTTCTCGGCGGCCACCAAGTGTTTCTGCACAGAGCACGAGCAGCGCGTTGCTGCGTTTGCGTCGCGCGTACTGGGGGCGGCCTGCGTCGCTGGCGACGACAGGTGGCGTGCGGTCGCCTATTCGCCTGGGTACACCATCATGGGCGGCACCTCCAACGTCATGCGCAACATCCTGGGTGAACGCGTGCTGGGCCTGCCCAGGGAGCCCCGACCCTGA
- a CDS encoding potassium transporter TrkG, producing MSVPRRVAKPGVFVVAAFGLLISAGAALLTMPFSHSVTHDGHGFEDSLFTAVSAVTVTGLVVVDTGTVWSTFGEGVILVLIQIGGLGIMTLAGFLGIVVNQRLGLRGGMLAGTEIGVTNLGVLRGLLSDIIRFVFFSEAVIAALLAARFLVEGRSLARSLHLGVFHSVSAFNNAGFSILPTGMEEYVGDWFVNLVVIGGFVLGGLGFPVVFEVRRRWRNPHSWSLHTKVTLTTSVLLLFGGAVAIGYLEWSNDATYGSLATDERILASFFQSATARTAGFNTVPIGALHPGSLMVLILLMVIGAGSASTGGGIKLTTFALVVKSTYAEMRGDIETTLFDRTVSTAMQRQALAMVIAALGTIGTAAFFLAATNTSIGLTDLLFESASAFGTVGVSTGITGELDHLGRTVIIVLMFIGRTGPITFGTAVLLRDQRRRYGHAQAELLVG from the coding sequence ATGTCGGTTCCGAGGAGGGTCGCCAAGCCCGGCGTATTCGTCGTTGCCGCGTTCGGGCTGCTGATCTCGGCCGGTGCGGCGCTGCTGACCATGCCATTCAGCCACAGCGTCACCCACGACGGTCACGGCTTCGAGGACTCGTTGTTCACCGCGGTGTCCGCGGTGACCGTCACCGGCCTGGTGGTGGTCGACACCGGCACGGTGTGGTCGACCTTCGGCGAGGGCGTCATCCTGGTGCTGATCCAGATAGGCGGCCTCGGCATCATGACCCTTGCGGGGTTTCTGGGCATCGTGGTCAACCAGCGGCTGGGCCTCAGAGGCGGCATGCTGGCGGGCACCGAGATCGGCGTCACCAACCTGGGTGTGCTGCGCGGTCTGCTCAGCGACATCATCCGCTTCGTGTTCTTCTCCGAGGCCGTCATTGCGGCCTTGCTGGCGGCCCGGTTCCTGGTCGAGGGCCGCAGCCTCGCCCGGTCGTTGCACCTGGGCGTTTTCCACTCTGTGTCGGCGTTCAACAACGCGGGCTTTTCGATACTGCCAACCGGCATGGAGGAATACGTCGGCGACTGGTTCGTGAACCTGGTGGTCATCGGTGGCTTCGTGCTGGGTGGGCTCGGGTTCCCAGTGGTGTTCGAGGTCCGGCGCCGTTGGCGCAACCCGCACTCGTGGTCGTTGCACACCAAGGTCACCCTCACCACCTCGGTGCTGTTGCTGTTCGGGGGTGCGGTCGCCATCGGGTACCTCGAGTGGTCCAACGACGCGACATACGGCTCGCTGGCCACCGACGAACGGATCTTGGCCTCGTTCTTCCAGTCGGCGACGGCACGCACGGCGGGGTTCAACACGGTTCCGATCGGTGCCCTGCACCCGGGTTCGTTGATGGTGTTGATCCTGCTGATGGTCATCGGAGCCGGCAGCGCCTCGACCGGCGGCGGCATCAAGCTCACGACGTTCGCCCTGGTGGTCAAGTCGACCTATGCCGAGATGCGCGGCGATATCGAAACCACCCTGTTCGACCGCACCGTGTCGACCGCCATGCAGCGCCAGGCGCTGGCGATGGTCATCGCGGCGCTGGGCACCATCGGAACGGCCGCCTTCTTCCTGGCGGCCACCAACACGTCGATCGGCCTCACCGACCTGCTGTTCGAGTCGGCTTCGGCGTTCGGCACAGTCGGCGTGTCCACCGGTATCACCGGCGAGCTCGACCATCTCGGCCGCACGGTCATCATCGTGTTGATGTTCATAGGACGCACAGGGCCGATCACGTTCGGCACCGCCGTGTTGCTGCGAGATCAGCGCAGGCGATACGGCCATGCCCAGGCCGAGTTGTTGGTCGGATGA
- a CDS encoding CoA transferase encodes MSPLEGVKVIEIDSWMAAPSAGAILADLGADVVKVEPLNGDPMRNMGRPAKVTGKLAGYDFGFDVANRGKRSISVALDTDEGAAVVRRLCADADVFMCNLLRPRQERFGLTPEALHQVNPRLVHATLTGYGTDGPEAWRPGYDVTAFFGRSGIYDMLREGDDGLVQMARPAQGDYTTGLSLVVAILSALRVAEKTGTGEAVETSLYETAVWTQATDFGVTAVDRAPVRRRTRTQQIGATANRFPCGDGKWIVLNEPRPESWGRLCRAMGLDDLAEDPRFDTIKKRFDNMELVISLLDQQFATRSRDAWGAIFDQHRIVWGPVLSLDEVANDAQAEAIGLFPEIEHPERGAYRSVRIPIRTSGGGVGPRGPAPTVGQHTREVLEEAGFDGAEIGTLLDDGAVG; translated from the coding sequence ATGTCGCCGCTCGAGGGTGTGAAGGTGATCGAGATCGACAGCTGGATGGCCGCGCCCAGCGCCGGGGCCATCCTGGCCGACCTTGGCGCAGATGTCGTCAAGGTCGAGCCGCTGAACGGCGACCCGATGCGCAACATGGGTCGTCCGGCCAAGGTCACCGGCAAACTCGCGGGCTACGACTTCGGGTTCGACGTGGCCAACCGGGGCAAGCGGTCTATCTCGGTGGCTCTCGACACCGACGAGGGCGCGGCGGTGGTCAGGCGGCTTTGCGCCGACGCGGACGTGTTCATGTGCAACCTCTTGCGACCTCGCCAGGAGCGGTTCGGCCTGACCCCAGAAGCCCTGCACCAGGTCAACCCCCGCCTGGTACACGCCACCCTGACCGGTTACGGCACCGACGGACCCGAGGCGTGGCGGCCCGGTTACGACGTCACCGCGTTCTTCGGACGGTCCGGGATATACGACATGTTGCGTGAGGGCGACGACGGCCTTGTGCAGATGGCCCGCCCGGCACAGGGCGACTACACGACCGGGCTGTCGTTGGTGGTGGCCATCTTGTCGGCTCTGCGGGTGGCCGAGAAGACGGGCACGGGCGAGGCGGTCGAGACCTCGTTGTACGAAACGGCGGTGTGGACCCAGGCCACCGACTTCGGGGTCACCGCGGTCGACAGGGCCCCTGTCCGCAGGCGCACCCGCACGCAGCAGATCGGAGCCACCGCAAACAGGTTCCCGTGCGGCGACGGCAAGTGGATCGTGCTGAACGAGCCACGGCCCGAGTCTTGGGGTCGTCTTTGCAGGGCCATGGGCCTCGACGACCTGGCCGAAGACCCCCGCTTCGACACCATCAAGAAGCGCTTCGACAACATGGAGTTGGTCATCTCGTTGCTGGACCAACAGTTCGCAACCAGGTCGCGCGACGCGTGGGGAGCCATCTTCGACCAGCACCGGATCGTGTGGGGGCCCGTGCTGTCGCTGGACGAGGTCGCGAACGACGCCCAAGCCGAGGCCATCGGACTGTTCCCTGAGATCGAGCACCCAGAGCGCGGCGCCTATCGCAGCGTGCGCATACCGATTCGCACCAGCGGGGGTGGTGTAGGGCCCCGAGGGCCGGCGCCGACGGTGGGTCAGCACACCCGCGAGGTGCTCGAAGAGGCCGGCTTCGATGGCGCCGAGATCGGCACCCTCCTAGACGACGGGGCGGTGGGCTGA